Below is a genomic region from Raphanus sativus cultivar WK10039 chromosome 4, ASM80110v3, whole genome shotgun sequence.
cgtcGTCGTAACAGAACGTTCGTCGCCATTTTCTCGTAGACTAGCGAGTCTTTTATTTtctcgtaaagacgaagttaatatttcgtcgtaagttcctcgccgctattcctcgtaaatcactcgcGGACTTTCCTCGTGCAAACCACGCGAAACacgcgtcgttacttacacgtaagatccttgaaaacaaatcctcgtaaattcgatgtaataTCCTTGAAAAGGTTTCCTCGTAAAGTCCACGTAGAATCCTTGAAacattttcctcgtaaaaacctcgtaaggctttcctcgtaaattcctcggAAATCATTTCGACGTATATAACTCGTATAATGCcaattttcgaattaataaaaatattatttgatataataattattaatttaataaaataaaagtatttaaatatttgggtttataaataaattttaaataaaattcaaaagcaacaaaatattttatatataattaagttttggattttataatacataaaccgaaaaaagaactaaaaaaactaaggctcgttcatggcctcgtagaattcctcgctcctcctcgtaacatcctcctcgttatgtgtgcccgatgactcgcctggaatgggattttgttgtttcatgttcctcaacaaagcttcccattccgagtttgtggacgctataacgtcgatgaaggcctcgagtccactcacacggcttttggtcgcgcccagctcagaacgcaactgagtgacttcttcggtccgtctctgagcataagacgatgtcgctctcgggacatcattgacggaaccgatccccaacgtacgtccctttttcttagggacaaccttaaaaacaaaaaaatatatttgttagttaaatttaaaaggtaaatttaatgaattaataattaaaaagatataatgttaaaaaatttacctcctcgtaaatcttatccactttagttgtggataaggtaacgGGTAATCCGTCGgcggactgctgggtcagctgagtctggcgtTCCTCAACCCGAGCAATAACGTCGTTGTAGATTAgctcggacttgccatctaaaaactggcccgccttgttcttgtgggtccgctcgtaaagttccggaagagtcgggagacgtcccaactcattggcctaaaaatatttaagaaaattgttagaaatatatttatattaaaattaataattaaaaaattattatttaattacatACCATTTGcaaacggacaccggcatggggtttttggcccgtagagtgttgcatcgggccgttaccgtgctcgtctaccgtgttacgggcggcagcacaaatgtttgcgatcctaatggagttgggatccttccagtaacggatgaggccgtcccaaacacccgtggtaagctcagcgggtttgccacgggtgtaccccttgacgatccagtcgcccttccagttgcaaaccgtgtccgccaagcgaacttgcgccttcccgtaaaacgccttcctcactctctcactgaccccgatagaccaatgatacttttgctgcaaaaaaaaaattaataatctgttattttaagaaaaaaatataaaataattaattaatagaattatttacagcgtaaatcttgaaccacgtctttctgatgtagatcggcgtcaaCTTCCAGTTTGGATGCGTCATGGAGAAGTAACATTTAATTgtctcggttacatctgtcgcaaggcaattgtcaaccccaaacctggaaaaaataaaaatttaaattatttaatgaagttataaattaaaataattaattaaaaatgcaCTTACCACAAAGTCCCGTCGGgtctgtcggggtctatgattggtaaaccagctctgcctggcataccgagaatatcctcgacagtgtactgcaagaagggaacagtaggtggcaccatgagatcagaatgaacagcggcgggaatctcaggaggagccatcggaggagctACCGGAGGAGccaccggaggagccatcggatgagccatcggaggaggcatcggagggaagaaatgctgagtcCCGGGAACAGACTCATGATCTGAGGAACcggaaccgccggcacctgaagaagaacctggcgggtctaactgactacaggctcaccgaacatctctctgtagtgagcagtaagcaAGTGCTTGggaacctgcaaaaatatattttttttagtttatgatcatcaataattaaaaatcaatcatcaataaataaaaaatctatctaacgaacataaaatccgtaaacctatctaaattccctaaactaaccacctaaactaacgACCTATCTAAATTCCGTAAACTAATTATggggcgaggaaattaccattttcgaaggagagaggaatgggagagGAGTTGGAGACGAAATTGGGAGGAaatggagaggaagttgggacgaatggagagtgtgaggttgtatatataacttacgaaggtctcgcaatttcctcgtagagttacgaggaattaaagaggctcgtctttctgttcctcgtaaaaacctcgtaaccttacgaggaaattgcgaggcccgtcccaaatcaAACGAAGAAATAGCGAGGCCCGTGTTTCTATTCCTCGTAAAAGCCTCGTAgattacgagtttttaacgaggtaaatttctaaacctctaaaatcgaaaccccaaaccctaaaccccatctttcttatattctacctcaaaacatatcttccttttaacctcaatatcttcttaacatttcaaacctcaaaattttaaaccacaattatttaaacttctaatatcaatctcttctttctaatataaacttatacaaaatcaaattatttatttaatttttttattttgcaacaaaaatataatcttttgaagatttgaaaatataatcttttcaaaattataaaattattattggggtttggagtttaggatttagaaaaaatagataagaaagatggggtttggggtttagggtttaggggtttagacaataaatatcgttaaaacctcgtaaacccacgaggaaataacgaggaaataaaaaaaaacagaaagccttggtaattccacgtaagcttacgaggtctttacgacggttctgtcttacgtggaattaacgaggcccgcgtttttttttctattttcctcgttatttcgtcgtaaactacgaggaattaacgatgtttgctttctaaacgcctaagatcaaaaaccccaaaccacaaacaccatctttcctatcttctactcttcatattccaatcccaaacctcaatcttttatttttcattcaaaacctcaaacctcaatattttttttctttataaacattcccaaattcttataatctcaatacattaaatagtttttcatgattaaaataatcgatcacatgcattaagtctgaaaatcaatcatattaaaacacaaatacatcaatcgGATACATTTTCGacatcactagaaacatcatcattttcattaaactcgtcttcaacagcttcgtctgtgccatcgtcggtaagatcttcatactcatgattatgcggatcaatgagaagaatgtcatcaatttgttgttcaggttcctcgacttcatttatctgttcttcttgcaatggtggttcttctccactaatgattcgtcctcgaggtgtaactttgatcacggataaccaatttattcctgattctctcatccgagggtatggaaggtagctaacttgatctgcttgtgaagctaagatgaaaggctcgaatttgttgtacctgaaaaataaagaaaacatagaagtaagcttattctgctcatgtatgccaaataaagaatttgttgtaccttcgtccaccattgacatcaactacaccgaatttgttaaaccgaacaactctgttgacgacggggtcgaaccactcacatttgaagaggacgcatttcagcttcaatatccctggaaattccacttcaataatctctgtcaagataccgtagaaatcagtttcccctttcacacatattccatagttactggtcgcccgctgtctaccatactcatatgtgtgaaaagtatagcctcgtgtgaaatacatctgtgaggtggtgacctttacatgtggagattgaattacttcatgtaaccacttaggataatctgcatcgtcgtcaaaatcaacctgcaaaaacaaagtgaacgttaaaatacatatcatttatgaataatgactttgagttaatacctgattcttcaaccactttataaagtgttgatctttccttttgtctacgtcagttgtggatatacctgagaatgtttcttcgacttgtgaaacaaataggctgtaaaatcacattttatattaattaatatttggcaattatatatatatgtgttaatttatatgtgtccatttatgttacctttcaaaataacgaatcaatggatcctcacaattgagtagaatataggtgtgtgcactatgagcgtcttcttcactcgaccaccaaacctcttttgatttcccacccagtcgcccaatctggctaaagatgtctggaacaccagcaactgcgtatgttggcacgacaccaccatcatcatatctccttggagctcttttctgggtacgtacttttgacgcaaagtagtacgatgtgaagtgagaagtttcttccgtcaaacttccagcaattatagaaccttcaacctttgcaaggttctttgcttttcccttcaaatatttcatggctcgctcatactgatacatccatccgtaatgtacaggtccacgaagcaatgcctcatatggaAGGTGCACAGCTAGatgctccatgacgtcaaaaaacccaggaggaaatatcttctccaagttgcacaataagataggaatgttctcttgaagctgttccacgacttctactttaagagtgcgggtgctcagatccctgaaaaatgcttcaatgccttgtatattccaaaaacaattatacacattattattagtcatatattatttcaaactaaatcattatatataaaattactgcaatatataatatatatagtacctgcaagtgcttcatgtacgtttgtaggaagtagctccgcaaaagcaaagggaagtagtcgttgcataaagacatgacagtcatgactcttcatcccagagaacttttgacccttttcaacgcaTATAGACatatttgaaacatacccatcggggaatttcacttctgatgctacccagttgaacaacaccgactttttttctgaagacaatctgaatatcggaacaggaacttgcccattgctgtttatatgtaactcacttcttgagcaaatatccgacaagtctaacctcgattttatgttgtcttttgtcttccccgggacattcaatattgtattcatgatgttctaaaataaattcttctctatatgcatcacatcgaggttgtggcgcagaagaagatccttccaatatggcaactcccaaaatatactcttcttgtgccagttgtgatgaacaccgtaagaatcaggcatattaggggggacatgccaattaccaccacgaggaactgtttccaaagctccatagtaatcgagttgcttttcagtttcttctccagttaaatatggaggaggagtgtctctcacaactttttgtgcctaaacaatgtcttgtttcttcggtacggatggccaatgggaagaaatcgacgatgacaatcgaaccaacttgtcttccttccattcttcagttgaaacgcatctgtcgctccattacaatatggacaagctaatctcccatgtgtagtccatcccgacaacatcccataggcaggaaagtcacttatggtccacaaaagcatcgctcgcatcgtgaaattcgtcttcgttgagcagtcatacgtcctctccccagttgaccacaaatccttcaactcttttatcaggggttgcaggaaaacatccagcgaccttttaggatgtttcggaccagatattaatatggtcaagaatagcaactcccgttgcatgcacatctctggtggcaggttgtatggcgtaagaaagactggccacaatgaatattgtctccctgacatttcgaatggactaaatccatctgtgcataatccgagatacacattccggatattgctagcgaattccggatatactttgttaaaatgtttccaggctcttgcatctgatggatgtgtcatctcaccatccgtctgagtatgctcggcatgccatctcatctttccggcagtctgctctgattggtacaatcttttcaatctgtctgtaattggtagataccacatcctttggtacggtaccctattacgtccccgtccttgcggcttgaatcgtggcttcttgcagaatcgacattcttctaacttctcatcatttccccagtagatcatgcagttgtcgatgcaaacatctatcatctccgaaggcaacccaagactataaaccagtttctgaatctcataataagaatcagcagacacattgtcttccggcaaatactctttaaacaagtctgcccattcattcatgcaactttcaggtagattgtgatcagttttaatattcatcattctagtagccaacgacaatttagagagaccttctctacaaccactgtaaagtggttgattcgccgcatttaacatttcataaaacttttttgcatctatgttaggttcttcatcttcatcatgagctacgaatgcatcagttaccatatcatgaaccctatcaaaatctaccatctgctcctcctgatggtaactatgttcattatgcaaatgatgagcaaccggttcttcctgaaaattgctattactactactagcttcattctgatcataattattataacatTCTCTATGTTGAAACcaaatatagtaatttggcgtgaaacctctatttattaaatgcttccaaacattttcacgatttgtcaatttcgaattgttgcatttctaacatggacagaacatcttaccgctttctagggcgagcggtgtggaatctgcttgatgcataaatgtctccagtcccgcaatgtattctttcgtcactctcccgttagcatctctatgcatatacatccagctccgcaactcgtagacattcccggagcctgacatttttttcttttcacttttttttttgttcttgttggtgtgtttaaaatgatgttgaaacttccatatttatagaaaattttcgaatctggtagttgaagttttgcgatgaatttTCGAGGAATaggtaggtagcaaaaaaaaacgtgtTTTAAAATTACTCGTTAAGTTCACGTAAagtatttcctcgtaaagaagacGCGAATTTACgtggattttacgaggaaagtatattttctcatttcctcgtaaagatgatGCAAGGTTTACGTGGTGTTTTTGAGGAAAGtgtatttcctcgttaaaaccacgTAATGTTACGATggttttacgacgaaatgttttcttcgttactttacgaggaaataacgacgttttgttctttctttgtaaattcctcgtaaactcgtcgtaaaattacgaggatcatatttcctcgttaattttcctcgccaaagtgctgttttcttgtagtgactcagctgggtcagctggggatcagctcaactcagctggactgagtgatcaagtcttgggcagttggatcaggtccggacagtggtcagaccatgtggaccacccgggtgtgccggtgagccggtgggcacttgtggttgaaccaggggcttaggcaaccagcctaggcctgtgtgtgacatgtctcggagcagttaggcatgtcatGGACGTCAGGTAACTGCCATGGGctaacaggtgtgatctggaccattgattaaatcaatggccagaaatgaaacCGAAAGGATGCAACCTTTAGAAAGGTAACTgcccattcttctatatatatcaggcaagtccgtgccttcgCAGGCACGCCATGACTTCATTCTACACCctgaaacacaaaagaaaaccagaaaaagagagagatggttGGATTGCACCATCCAACACCAAGGGTGgtttgaaggcagcaaagaggcagttttgtgGGCAATCAAGTGGGAAGTTATGAACGACCCTGTGATGGGTTTTCACCATTGATGAACACGTCccaggcttcctctacatccttactacacatccaaatagccagggaagaagagagatgaccggattcactctcaaagtccaagagcagccttaagggcagtggtgtgtagaagggcagtttcatgggcactgaagtgagaagtgatggacgacccttgggtggtgttagatcatggatgaacacaccctaggcttcctctgtgtcttagggacacacgacaatggccagaagagaatggagaaggcaggactccactcccaaaggcatgtacagccttgaaggtggatgcagtgcagaaactggtttcatgggAGTTCCATGAAATGGATGATGGGCACGACCCATGattggatcttatcaatactggaggtatatgataaggcttggtagaggcgtgcaatggaggagcatggccagacatgatacaggaagcacaagatctagtaagatcaagtataaggtaacatgtacatatgattactttgtggtttatgttgttgtctcttgaggtgcataaGAGGTcaagtatggcacgcccttggagaccatatatggtgaagtattgtagggatacaggacctGGAGAAcaggggcggatcatagttgaactaattcatccatgtgggatggtaattagatgctatgcAACAATTtgtgattcatggtggttcatgagtgaaccagatctatggttttgcattaccaatggcttcaggccgtggcaatgaggtaatggaatcatatgatatgataggtatcaaccttgggttggtacaggattggctgagagccattAGGATAagcaagactgaccaggttcattgggatATGCTTCCATGGCCGATTAtatatgtgtgaagactcataagttttgagtcatgtggggtggttggttgattgactcaggaactggtgggcattattaatcctattctatgttgttcagacatggaggtactgaaccagggagtggccggttcagaggaaatctctccatggccttggttgggcaggtaagtggagatctgatagttccagagggaattgttaggatctgacttcaaatatc
It encodes:
- the LOC130511236 gene encoding uncharacterized protein LOC130511236 → MEHLAVHLPYEALLRGPVHYGWMYQYERAMKYLKGKAKNLAKVEGSIIAGSLTEETSHFTSYYFASKVRTQKRAPRRYDDGGVVPTYAVAGVPDIFSQIGRLGGKSKEVWWSSEEDAHSAHTYILLNCEDPLIRYFESLFVSQVEETFSGISTTDVDKRKDQHFIKWLKNQVDFDDDADYPKWLHEVIQSPHVKVTTSQMYFTRGYTFHTYEYGRQRATSNYGICVKGETDFYGILTEIIEVEFPGILKLKCVLFKCEWFDPVVNRVVRFNKFGVVDVNGGRRYNKFEPFILASQADQVSYLPYPRMRESGINWLSVIKVTPRGRIISGEEPPLQEEQINEVEEPEQQIDDILLIDPHNHEYEDLTDDGTDEAVEDEFNENDDVSSDVENVSD